The following coding sequences lie in one Polyodon spathula isolate WHYD16114869_AA chromosome 15, ASM1765450v1, whole genome shotgun sequence genomic window:
- the rp2 gene encoding protein XRP2 — protein sequence MGCLFSKKSKRKPEKEQEAAATANEEVPKQYSWDKREKVDPKDYMLTGLKDETVGRLPGTLNGQQFAIQDCENCNIYIFDHSATITIDDCTSCRLFLGPVKGSVFFRDCKDCKCVVACQQFRTRDCKKMEVFLSCATQPIIESSSGMRFGCFQYYYPELAFQFKDANLSIFNNNWSNIHDFTPVSGETNWSLLPEDTAVQDCVPLPDTDGFKSVRVSTEASRSIVPITSGQRRKNSDESCLFVFFAGDYTTANARKLTDEMVGKGFILVQTKEVSMRPEDANRVFQQNAEGFTSLIEKGPVVALEFNGEGAVEACRSVASDVFSSAKVYVSENKASACRDVDNFFNFADMQMGI from the exons ATGGGTTGCCTTTTCTCAAAGAAATCAAAAAGAAAACCCGAGAAAGAGCAAGAGGCGGCGGCCACTGCAAACGAAGAGGTACCAAAACAATACAGCTGGGACAAACGAGAGAAG gttgATCCAAAAGACTACATGCTGACCGGCCTCAAGGATGAAACTGTAGGTCGTTTGCCTGGCACGCTCAATGGACAACAGTTTGCAATTCAAGACTGTGAGAACTGTAACATTTACATATTTGATCACTCGGCCACCATCACCATTGACGACTGCACCAGCTGCAGGTTATTCCTGGGGCCTGTCAAGGGCAGTGTGTTTTTCCGAGACTGCAAGGACTGCAAGTGCGTGGTGGCGTGCCAGCAGTTCCGCACCAGGGACTGCAAGAAGATGGAGGTGTTCCTCAGCTGCGCCACCCAGCCCATCATCGAGTCCTCCAGCGGCATGAGGTTCGGCTGCTTCCAGTACTACTACCCTGAGCTCGCCTTCCAGTTCAAAGATGCCAACTTGAGCATTTTCAACAACAACTGGAGCAACATTCATGACTTTACACCCGTGTCCGGGGAAACAAACTGGAGCCTGCTGCCCGAGGACACCGCGGTGCAGGACTGCGTCCCCCTGCCTGACACGGACGGGTTCAAATCGGTGAGGGTCTCCACAGAGGCCAGCAGGAGCATCGTCCCAATAACCAGCGGCCAGCGGAGGAAGAACAGCGATGAGTCCTGCCTCTTTGTGTTCTTTGCTGGTGATTATACCACAGCTAATGCAAGGAAACTGACCGATGAG ATGGTTGGAAAAGGCTTTATTCTTGTGCAAACTAAAGAGGTTTCAATGCGACCAGAAGATGCCAACAGAGTATTTCAGCAGAATGCAGAAGGCTTCACCTCTTTGATTGAAAAAG GTCCCGTTGTAGCTTTGGAGTTTAACGGAGAGGGGGCAGTGGAGGCATGCCGCAGTGTGGCAAGCGATGTCTTCAGCAGCGCCAAG GTCTATGTGTCTGAAAACAAGGCTTCAGCTTGCAGAGATGTGGACAATTTCTTCAACTTTGCAGATATGCAGATGGGAATTTAA
- the LOC121327971 gene encoding protein Jade-3-like isoform X1, with protein sequence MKRHRPSSSSDSSDNESPSTSFSSSYKYGGKVGTPVSQPKKPAEVFRKDLISAMKLPDSHHINPEEYYLLADTWKQEWEKGVQVPASPDSILQPSLRVIAEKPKESLFVRQRKYIQCSSQEPVESGYVNIVELAESMCRYDLDDMDLFWLQELNAELEELGEGCSLLDEFTMEKAMEALERQCHENMNHAIETEEGLGIEYDEDVICDVCRSPDSEEGNDMVFCDQCNICVHQACYGILKVPHGSWLCRTCVLAIHPQCLLCPQRGGAMKATRAGTKWAHVSCALWIPEVSIACPERMEPITKVSHIPPSRWALVCSLCKLKTGACIQCSVKSCITAFHVTCAFQHSLEMKTILDEGDEVKFKSYCLKHSKPMAGEPWPKPATETEKTSLRAQKLLALEEQFYTLVRSEDLACQLGLPEHVLDFVYQYWKLKRKSNFNKALLPPKEGEENVLLQPREDSIHTRMRMFMHLRQDLERVRNLCYMVSRREKLKLSQSKAQEQIFNLQVQLVNQELTAGLPLSGPLESVLFRAPPRITLKLKMPKGALGNGKAGFKSGNGPLCPDNSGNVSNKGSGAAPQGPLRAGEKIKSHLRVRREDGNNGLLPSSGLPQTDCLPAPPVKPSGKPMALHAALHGQPSPNGNGRLERQRVWPPKPNGLVDKRDGSCQTPCEQGLPKKGAGNGGGGSCGAGNFRKSAMEHFSRSFKEATDSLVRSTEDLRSSGKPSRKNTAKERLWTKPAPERQASSGQPYQDNDGYCPDLELSDSETEADGKREPSHLQSSSSEGDSPVRHYGKGSSCSKVAVVCQHSVQR encoded by the exons ATGAAACGCCACAGGCCTTCCAGTAGCAGTGACAGCTCTGACAATGAGA gtcCCTCCACCTCGTTCTCCTCGTCCTACAAGTATGGGGGCAAAGTGGGCACCCCTGTCAGCCAGCCGAAGAAGCCTGCTGAG GTGTTCAGAAAAGACTTGATCAGTGCCATGAAGCTGCCAGACTCGCACCACATTAACCCTGAAGAGTACTACCTCCTGGCTGACACATGGAAGCAGGAGTGGGAGAAGGGGGTGCAGGTCCCAGCCAGCCCTGACTCCATCCTGCAGCCTTCCCTCAG GGTCATCGCAGAGAAGCCGAAGGAGAGCCTGTTTGTTCGGCAACGGAAGTACATCCAGTGCTCCAGCCAGGAGCCCGTGGAGTCCGGCTATGTGAACATCGTGGAGCTGGCTGAGTCCATGTGCCGCTATGACCTGGACGACATGGACCTCTTCTGGCTGCAGGAGCTCAATGCTGAACTGGAGGAGCTGGGTGAGG GATGCAGTCTGCTAGATGAGTTCACCATGGAGAAGGCCATGGAGGCTCTGGAGAGGCAGTGCCATGAGAACATGAACCACGCCATCGAGACGGAGGAGGGGCTGGGCATCGAGTATGACGAGGACGTCATCTGTGATGTGTGCCGTTCCCCCGACAGCGAGGAGGGCAATGACATGGTCTTCTGTGACCAGTGCAACATCTGCGTGCATCAG GCGTGCTACGGGATCCTGAAGGTACCGCATGGCAGCTGGCTGTGCCGGACCTGCGTGCTGGCGATCCACCCGCAGTGTCTGCTGTGCCCGCAGAGGGGAGGTGCCATGAAGGCAACGCGGGCCGGGACTAAGTGGGCCCATGTCAGCTGTGCCCTGTGGATTCCAGAG GTCAGCATTGCTTGTCCAGAGAGAATGGAGCCTATCACCAAGGTGTCTCACATCCCACCCAGTCGTTGGGCGCTGGTCTGCAGTCTGTGCAAACTCAAGACGGGTGCTTGTATTCAG tgctCAGTGAAGAGCTGCATCACAGCCTTCCATGTGACCTGTGCGTTCCAGCACAGCTTGGAGATGAAGACCATCCTGGACGAGGGGGACGAGGTCAAGTTCAAGTCGTACTGCCTGAAGCACAGCAAGCCCATGGCAGGGGAGCCCTGGCCCAAGCCTGCCACGGAGACGGAGAAGACCAGCCTACGTGCCCAGAAGCTGCTGGCACTGGAGGAGCAGTTCTACACCCTGGTGCGCTCCGAGGACCTGGCCTGCCAGCTGGGGCTGCCCGAGCATGTTCTGGACTTCGTTTACCAGTACTGGAAACTGAAGCGCAAGAGCAACTTCAACAAGGCTCTGCTGCCGCCCAAGGAAGGGGAGGAGAACGTGTTGCTGCAGCCCAGGGAGGACAGCATCCACACCCGCATGAGGATGTTCATGCACCTGCGCCAGGACCTGGAGAGG GTAAGAAACTTGTGTTACATGGTGAGCAGACGAGAGAAGCTGAAACTGTCTCAAAGCAAAGCACAAGAGCAGATCTTCAACCTCCAGGTGCAGCTCGTCAACCAGGAACTCACTGCAG GGCTTCCCCTGTCAGGCCCGCTGGAAAGTGTGCTGTTCAGGGCCCCTCCTCGGATAACGCTCAAACTGAAAATGCCCAAAGGAGCTTTAGGAAACGGCAAGGCTGGCTTCAAGTCCGGGAACGGGCCCCTGTGCCCCGACAACAGCGGGAACGTCTCCAACAAGGGCAGTGGTGCTGCTCCGCAGGGGCCCCTGAGAGCCGGAGAGAAGATCAAGTCACACCTCCGGGTTCGGAGAGAGGACGGCAACAACGGCCTGCTTCCCAGCTCGGGGCTCCCTCAGACAGACTGCCTGCCGGCCCCCCCTGTCAAACCCTCGGGGAAACCCATGGCGCTCCATGCTGCTCTGCATGGGCAGCCTTCTCCTAATGGGAATGGCAGACTGGAGCGACAGCGCGTCTGGCCCCCCAAACCAAACGGACTCGTGGACAAAAGAGACGGCTCCTGCCAGACTCCCTGTGAGCAGGGCCTCCCCAAAAAGGGAGCAGGTAATGGGGGTGGAGGCAGCTGCGGCGCTGGCAACTTCCGGAAATCAGCTATGGAGCACTTTAGCCGCTCCTTCAAGGAGGCCACAGACAGCCTGGTGCGGTCGACGGAGGACCTGCGAAGCTCTGGTAAACCCTCCCGTAAAAACACCGCCAAGGAGAGGCTGTGGACCAAACCAGCCCCCGAGAGGCAGGCCAGCAGCGGGCAGCCCTACCAGGATAACGACGGCTACTGCCCGGATCTGGAGCTGAGCGACTCGGAGACGGAGGCAGATGGAAAGCGTGAGCCCTCACATCTGCAGAGCAGCAGCTCGGAGGGGGACAGCCCAGTGCGGCACTACGGCAAAGGCAGCAGCTGCAGTAAAGTGGCTGTGGTGTGCCAGCACTCTGTGCAGAGGTGA
- the LOC121327971 gene encoding protein Jade-3-like isoform X2: MKRHRPSSSSDSSDNESPSTSFSSSYKYGGKVGTPVSQPKKPAEVFRKDLISAMKLPDSHHINPEEYYLLADTWKQEWEKGVQVPASPDSILQPSLRVIAEKPKESLFVRQRKYIQCSSQEPVESGYVNIVELAESMCRYDLDDMDLFWLQELNAELEELGCSLLDEFTMEKAMEALERQCHENMNHAIETEEGLGIEYDEDVICDVCRSPDSEEGNDMVFCDQCNICVHQACYGILKVPHGSWLCRTCVLAIHPQCLLCPQRGGAMKATRAGTKWAHVSCALWIPEVSIACPERMEPITKVSHIPPSRWALVCSLCKLKTGACIQCSVKSCITAFHVTCAFQHSLEMKTILDEGDEVKFKSYCLKHSKPMAGEPWPKPATETEKTSLRAQKLLALEEQFYTLVRSEDLACQLGLPEHVLDFVYQYWKLKRKSNFNKALLPPKEGEENVLLQPREDSIHTRMRMFMHLRQDLERVRNLCYMVSRREKLKLSQSKAQEQIFNLQVQLVNQELTAGLPLSGPLESVLFRAPPRITLKLKMPKGALGNGKAGFKSGNGPLCPDNSGNVSNKGSGAAPQGPLRAGEKIKSHLRVRREDGNNGLLPSSGLPQTDCLPAPPVKPSGKPMALHAALHGQPSPNGNGRLERQRVWPPKPNGLVDKRDGSCQTPCEQGLPKKGAGNGGGGSCGAGNFRKSAMEHFSRSFKEATDSLVRSTEDLRSSGKPSRKNTAKERLWTKPAPERQASSGQPYQDNDGYCPDLELSDSETEADGKREPSHLQSSSSEGDSPVRHYGKGSSCSKVAVVCQHSVQR; the protein is encoded by the exons ATGAAACGCCACAGGCCTTCCAGTAGCAGTGACAGCTCTGACAATGAGA gtcCCTCCACCTCGTTCTCCTCGTCCTACAAGTATGGGGGCAAAGTGGGCACCCCTGTCAGCCAGCCGAAGAAGCCTGCTGAG GTGTTCAGAAAAGACTTGATCAGTGCCATGAAGCTGCCAGACTCGCACCACATTAACCCTGAAGAGTACTACCTCCTGGCTGACACATGGAAGCAGGAGTGGGAGAAGGGGGTGCAGGTCCCAGCCAGCCCTGACTCCATCCTGCAGCCTTCCCTCAG GGTCATCGCAGAGAAGCCGAAGGAGAGCCTGTTTGTTCGGCAACGGAAGTACATCCAGTGCTCCAGCCAGGAGCCCGTGGAGTCCGGCTATGTGAACATCGTGGAGCTGGCTGAGTCCATGTGCCGCTATGACCTGGACGACATGGACCTCTTCTGGCTGCAGGAGCTCAATGCTGAACTGGAGGAGCTGG GATGCAGTCTGCTAGATGAGTTCACCATGGAGAAGGCCATGGAGGCTCTGGAGAGGCAGTGCCATGAGAACATGAACCACGCCATCGAGACGGAGGAGGGGCTGGGCATCGAGTATGACGAGGACGTCATCTGTGATGTGTGCCGTTCCCCCGACAGCGAGGAGGGCAATGACATGGTCTTCTGTGACCAGTGCAACATCTGCGTGCATCAG GCGTGCTACGGGATCCTGAAGGTACCGCATGGCAGCTGGCTGTGCCGGACCTGCGTGCTGGCGATCCACCCGCAGTGTCTGCTGTGCCCGCAGAGGGGAGGTGCCATGAAGGCAACGCGGGCCGGGACTAAGTGGGCCCATGTCAGCTGTGCCCTGTGGATTCCAGAG GTCAGCATTGCTTGTCCAGAGAGAATGGAGCCTATCACCAAGGTGTCTCACATCCCACCCAGTCGTTGGGCGCTGGTCTGCAGTCTGTGCAAACTCAAGACGGGTGCTTGTATTCAG tgctCAGTGAAGAGCTGCATCACAGCCTTCCATGTGACCTGTGCGTTCCAGCACAGCTTGGAGATGAAGACCATCCTGGACGAGGGGGACGAGGTCAAGTTCAAGTCGTACTGCCTGAAGCACAGCAAGCCCATGGCAGGGGAGCCCTGGCCCAAGCCTGCCACGGAGACGGAGAAGACCAGCCTACGTGCCCAGAAGCTGCTGGCACTGGAGGAGCAGTTCTACACCCTGGTGCGCTCCGAGGACCTGGCCTGCCAGCTGGGGCTGCCCGAGCATGTTCTGGACTTCGTTTACCAGTACTGGAAACTGAAGCGCAAGAGCAACTTCAACAAGGCTCTGCTGCCGCCCAAGGAAGGGGAGGAGAACGTGTTGCTGCAGCCCAGGGAGGACAGCATCCACACCCGCATGAGGATGTTCATGCACCTGCGCCAGGACCTGGAGAGG GTAAGAAACTTGTGTTACATGGTGAGCAGACGAGAGAAGCTGAAACTGTCTCAAAGCAAAGCACAAGAGCAGATCTTCAACCTCCAGGTGCAGCTCGTCAACCAGGAACTCACTGCAG GGCTTCCCCTGTCAGGCCCGCTGGAAAGTGTGCTGTTCAGGGCCCCTCCTCGGATAACGCTCAAACTGAAAATGCCCAAAGGAGCTTTAGGAAACGGCAAGGCTGGCTTCAAGTCCGGGAACGGGCCCCTGTGCCCCGACAACAGCGGGAACGTCTCCAACAAGGGCAGTGGTGCTGCTCCGCAGGGGCCCCTGAGAGCCGGAGAGAAGATCAAGTCACACCTCCGGGTTCGGAGAGAGGACGGCAACAACGGCCTGCTTCCCAGCTCGGGGCTCCCTCAGACAGACTGCCTGCCGGCCCCCCCTGTCAAACCCTCGGGGAAACCCATGGCGCTCCATGCTGCTCTGCATGGGCAGCCTTCTCCTAATGGGAATGGCAGACTGGAGCGACAGCGCGTCTGGCCCCCCAAACCAAACGGACTCGTGGACAAAAGAGACGGCTCCTGCCAGACTCCCTGTGAGCAGGGCCTCCCCAAAAAGGGAGCAGGTAATGGGGGTGGAGGCAGCTGCGGCGCTGGCAACTTCCGGAAATCAGCTATGGAGCACTTTAGCCGCTCCTTCAAGGAGGCCACAGACAGCCTGGTGCGGTCGACGGAGGACCTGCGAAGCTCTGGTAAACCCTCCCGTAAAAACACCGCCAAGGAGAGGCTGTGGACCAAACCAGCCCCCGAGAGGCAGGCCAGCAGCGGGCAGCCCTACCAGGATAACGACGGCTACTGCCCGGATCTGGAGCTGAGCGACTCGGAGACGGAGGCAGATGGAAAGCGTGAGCCCTCACATCTGCAGAGCAGCAGCTCGGAGGGGGACAGCCCAGTGCGGCACTACGGCAAAGGCAGCAGCTGCAGTAAAGTGGCTGTGGTGTGCCAGCACTCTGTGCAGAGGTGA